The following is a genomic window from Microvirga ossetica.
GAGTTTCAGGATGAGGCCGTCCGCCTCGTTTTGACGAGTGGGCGCTCGCAACGCGCAATCGCCGACGATCTTGGGGTGAACCGTTCGACGCTCGCGCGCTGGATGGCGGAGCACCAGGATATGCGGCCTTCGTCGGCCACGCCGCCCAATGAGGACATCGTGGACGAGCTCAAGCGCCTCCGCCGCGAGAACGAGGTGCTGCGCCAAGAGCGCGACATCCTCAAGAAGGCCACCGCTTTTTTCGTCAAGGAGGGAAGTCGATGAGGTTCAAGCTCATCGATGCGGCGAAAGCGGAATTCCCCATCCAGCGCCTGTGCCAGGTTCTTGAGGTGAGCCAGAGCGGCTACTTCGCCTGGCGCTCGCGTCCAGCCAGCCCGCGCCAGCGGGAGGATCTGGTGCTTCTGGCCCACATTCGCTCGGCCTTCACCCTCTCCAATGAGACCTACGGCAGCCCGCGCATGACCCGCGAGCTGCAGGATGAGGGACTGCCAATCGGGCGCCGGCGGACCGCTCGACTGATGCGCGAGAATGGTCTCAAGGCCCGGCAGAAGCGCCGCTTCAAACGCACCACCGACAGCCATCACGCTTTTCCGATCGCGCCCAACCTGCTCGAGCAGGACTTCTCGGCCGAGCGCCCGAACCAGAAGTGGGCCGCGGATATCTCCTATCTGTGGACGAACGAGGGCTGGCTCTCCCTGGCTGTGATTCTCGATCTCTTCGCCCGGCGGGTGGTCGGCTGGGCGGTCAGTGACAGCCTCCACACGGAGCTGGCGCTGGAGGCGCTGCGCAAGGCTCTGGCGATCCGAAGACCTGGTGAGGGGCTGACCCATCACGCGGACCGCGGCAGTCAATATTGCTCGACAGCCTATCAGGCCGAGTTGAGGAAACACGGCATCCGGATCTCCATGTCCGGGACAGGCAATTGTTTCGACAATGCCGTGGTCGAGACCTTCTTCAAGACCTTGAAGTCCGAACTGGTCTGGCGCACCGTCTTCCAGACGAGGGCCGAGGCCAAGAAGGCGATTGGTCGTTACATCGACGGCTTCTACAATCCCGTCCGGCGTCATTCGACACTGGACTATGTCAGTCCGGTTCAGGTCGAAAGGCTGGCCGGATAGCTACAAAACCGCTCTCCACTAAACCGAAGCAAATCCAGGAATGCCCCGCCTCGACGAAGCGCACCACCCGTTGCCGCAAATCCAGCGAGTAGGACTTGGTCATCGCTCATCTCCTCCCAAGAGGGCCGAGACAAGGGAATCATAAAGTCGCCACGCCGCATAGCCTCCGATTCAGTCAGAACCGCCGCCGCTGTAGCCCAGGATTAGAGCCGGAGTTATACCAACCGGCGCTGATCCTCATGCATTCGCCCAGTCGCGCAGGCCGATGGACATGATGGTCCAGG
Proteins encoded in this region:
- a CDS encoding IS3 family transposase (programmed frameshift), with amino-acid sequence MPKTRFTREFQDEAVRLVLTSGRSQRAIADDLGVNRSTLARWMAEHQDMRPSSATPPNEDIVDELKRLRRENEVLRQERDILKKATGFFRQGGKSMRFKLIDAAKAEFPIQRLCQVLEVSQSGYFAWRSRPASPRQREDLVLLAHIRSAFTLSNETYGSPRMTRELQDEGLPIGRRRTARLMRENGLKARQKRRFKRTTDSHHAFPIAPNLLEQDFSAERPNQKWAADISYLWTNEGWLSLAVILDLFARRVVGWAVSDSLHTELALEALRKALAIRRPGEGLTHHADRGSQYCSTAYQAELRKHGIRISMSGTGNCFDNAVVETFFKTLKSELVWRTVFQTRAEAKKAIGRYIDGFYNPVRRHSTLDYVSPVQVERLAG